The following proteins are co-located in the Rheinheimera salexigens genome:
- the aat gene encoding leucyl/phenylalanyl-tRNA--protein transferase, whose protein sequence is MPIYLPQLAVADVLFPPVEQALNSPDGLLAMGGDLSAKRLIHAYRQAIFPWFSQGDPILWWSPSQRAIFAPHTLSLNRSLRKQLQKQPLQFSINKCFEQVIRHCAAPRPTQAETWILSDIQHAYCHLHQLGHAHSLEVWHNNQLVGGLYGIVTGSLFCGESMFNLAPNMAKFALIALQQYLQQHASGWIDCQIPNPFLSQMGASTIARSDYLTLLQQQRDNKIDPACWQPRMITLATETP, encoded by the coding sequence TTGCCAATTTACTTACCCCAACTGGCGGTAGCAGACGTGCTGTTTCCGCCAGTCGAACAGGCGCTTAACTCGCCTGATGGCTTGCTGGCAATGGGCGGCGATTTATCCGCAAAACGGTTAATTCATGCTTATCGTCAAGCAATATTTCCTTGGTTTAGTCAGGGCGATCCTATTCTATGGTGGAGCCCGTCACAGCGTGCAATTTTTGCACCCCATACGTTAAGCTTAAATCGAAGCCTTAGAAAGCAACTGCAAAAACAACCGTTACAATTTAGTATCAACAAATGCTTTGAGCAGGTTATTCGGCATTGTGCTGCGCCAAGGCCAACTCAGGCTGAAACTTGGATCTTATCTGATATTCAGCATGCCTACTGTCATTTACATCAGCTTGGTCATGCCCATAGCCTTGAGGTTTGGCATAACAATCAGCTTGTTGGTGGTTTATATGGCATCGTCACTGGCAGTTTGTTTTGTGGCGAATCCATGTTCAACTTAGCGCCTAATATGGCTAAGTTTGCCTTAATCGCCTTACAGCAATATTTACAACAACACGCATCTGGCTGGATAGACTGTCAAATTCCTAATCCATTTTTAAGCCAAATGGGGGCAAGCACAATTGCTCGTAGTGATTATTTGACGTTATTACAGCAACAGCGGGATAATAAAATTGACCCAGCTTGTTGGCAACCCAGAATGATTACTCTGGCTACAGAAACTCCATAA
- a CDS encoding arginyltransferase: MQSITLGLTYDNPCSYIAQQQRLAFVLPATPLSPELYQQLIDANFRRSHQQVYRPHCSACDACQSVRLNPRLLTLSTSQRRLAKKALNAAWRFQLVDTPSQPYFGLYQAYIAFKHRDSSMYPASETDLNSMLECSWLAVHFLEQYLNDQLVSVTVVDVLPDGLSAVYTFYCPTVSPFSPGKLAILNLAQITQQLDKSWLYLGYSIDNCEKMAYKANFKPQQRFIQGHWHSFG, translated from the coding sequence ATGCAAAGCATCACGTTAGGTTTAACCTATGACAATCCCTGCAGTTACATTGCGCAGCAGCAACGACTGGCTTTTGTGTTACCAGCAACGCCGCTTAGCCCCGAGCTTTATCAGCAACTGATTGATGCTAACTTTCGTCGTAGCCATCAGCAAGTTTATCGGCCACATTGTTCAGCCTGTGATGCTTGCCAATCGGTGCGTTTAAATCCTCGTTTATTAACACTTAGTACAAGCCAACGCAGGTTAGCCAAAAAAGCCCTCAATGCCGCGTGGCGTTTCCAACTTGTCGATACGCCATCGCAGCCCTACTTTGGCTTGTATCAAGCTTACATCGCGTTTAAGCACCGTGATAGCAGCATGTATCCTGCATCAGAGACAGACTTAAATAGTATGCTGGAATGTAGCTGGCTTGCGGTACACTTTTTAGAACAGTACCTTAATGACCAATTAGTCAGTGTTACTGTGGTTGATGTGTTGCCTGATGGGCTATCAGCGGTTTATACCTTTTATTGTCCAACGGTTAGCCCGTTTTCTCCTGGCAAATTAGCCATACTTAATTTAGCCCAAATAACCCAGCAATTAGACAAGTCATGGCTTTACCTTGGTTACAGTATCGATAATTGCGAAAAAATGGCTTACAAAGCTAATTTTAAGCCTCAACAGCGCTTTATTCAGGGACATTGGCACTCATTTGGCTAA
- the clpA gene encoding ATP-dependent Clp protease ATP-binding subunit ClpA gives MLNKDLELTLNLAFRFARERRHEYMTVEHLLLALLDNPAAGEALRSCAVNIDKLRAELASFIDSTTPVLPEGELERDTQPTLGFQRVLQRAVFHVQSSGKVEVTGANVLVAIFSEQESQAVYLLKKVDISRLDVVNYISHGVTKTEKLEQHDEHGQDDVTEVVSDDSKYLENFTTNLNVLAQNGEIDPLIGRDKEVERAVQVLCRRKKNNPLLVGEAGVGKTAIAEGLAYRIVKNEVPEVIANATIYSLDMGALLAGTKYRGDFEKRLKALLKELQREKDAILFIDEIHTIIGAGAASGGVMDASNLIKPLLSSGKLRCMGSTTYQEYKSVFEKDTALVRRFQKIDVLEPSVEDTTKILLGLKERYEQHHNVRYTQKAIRAAAELSAKYINDRHLPDKAIDVIDEAGASQRLLPENKRRKVINVAEIEHVIAKMARIPEKSVSASDTDVLANLDRNLKLVVFGQDKPIEVLTSAIRLSRSGLGNEEKPIGNFLFAGPTGVGKTEVTKQLAKVLGVELLRFDMSEYMERHSISRLIGAPPGYVGFDQGGLLTDAVSKHPYSVVLLDEIEKAHSDIYNILLQVMDHGTLTDNNGRKIDFRNVVLVMTTNAGVQETVRKSIGFKQQDHSHDALNEINRTFSPEFRNRLDGIIWFQHLSENIILQIVDKFICDLQVQLDKKQVALEIDANARQWLADKGYDKTMGARPMARAVQEHLKKPLANELLFGQLVHGGDVKVALVNDELHFEYQVANEPALTD, from the coding sequence ATGTTGAATAAAGATCTTGAGTTAACGCTGAATCTAGCCTTTAGATTTGCTCGTGAGCGTCGGCACGAATATATGACAGTAGAGCACCTATTGTTAGCGCTGTTAGATAACCCTGCAGCAGGTGAAGCGCTGCGCTCTTGTGCTGTAAATATTGATAAGTTACGGGCAGAGCTAGCTAGTTTTATTGATTCAACTACACCGGTATTACCCGAAGGTGAGTTAGAGCGTGACACGCAACCAACATTAGGTTTTCAGCGAGTATTACAACGGGCTGTCTTTCATGTTCAGTCATCGGGTAAGGTTGAAGTAACTGGTGCCAATGTTTTAGTCGCTATTTTTAGTGAGCAAGAGTCGCAAGCGGTATATCTACTGAAAAAAGTTGATATTAGTCGCTTGGATGTTGTTAATTATATTTCGCATGGTGTGACTAAAACTGAAAAGTTAGAGCAGCATGATGAGCATGGTCAAGATGACGTGACTGAAGTGGTAAGCGATGACAGTAAATATTTAGAGAACTTCACCACAAATTTAAATGTTTTAGCTCAAAATGGTGAAATTGATCCGTTAATTGGCCGCGATAAAGAAGTAGAGCGTGCAGTACAAGTGCTGTGTCGGCGTAAAAAGAATAACCCGCTGTTAGTGGGTGAAGCTGGCGTAGGTAAAACGGCTATTGCCGAAGGCTTAGCTTATCGAATTGTAAAAAATGAGGTGCCAGAAGTTATTGCTAATGCAACTATCTACTCGTTAGATATGGGCGCATTGTTAGCTGGCACAAAATATCGTGGTGATTTTGAAAAGCGCTTAAAAGCGTTACTAAAAGAGTTACAACGGGAAAAAGATGCCATTTTATTTATAGATGAAATACATACTATCATTGGTGCTGGCGCTGCGTCAGGTGGTGTTATGGACGCATCCAATTTAATTAAACCCTTGTTATCAAGTGGCAAATTACGCTGTATGGGCTCAACTACATATCAAGAATATAAATCGGTGTTTGAAAAAGATACCGCTTTAGTCCGTCGTTTCCAAAAAATTGATGTGCTAGAGCCCAGTGTTGAAGATACCACCAAGATATTATTAGGTTTAAAAGAACGTTACGAGCAACATCATAATGTGCGCTATACCCAAAAAGCCATCCGTGCAGCGGCTGAACTGTCTGCTAAGTATATTAATGACAGGCATTTACCAGACAAAGCGATTGATGTTATTGATGAAGCGGGGGCCAGCCAGCGCTTATTACCCGAAAATAAGCGGCGCAAGGTAATTAATGTCGCTGAAATAGAGCATGTCATTGCAAAAATGGCGCGAATTCCTGAAAAGTCGGTATCAGCATCGGATACTGATGTGTTAGCCAACCTCGATCGTAATTTAAAACTAGTGGTCTTTGGTCAAGATAAGCCAATAGAGGTATTAACCTCAGCCATTCGTTTATCGCGGTCTGGATTAGGCAATGAAGAAAAGCCGATTGGTAACTTTTTATTTGCGGGCCCAACTGGTGTCGGTAAAACAGAAGTCACCAAGCAACTTGCTAAAGTGTTAGGAGTAGAATTACTGCGTTTTGATATGTCGGAATATATGGAACGCCATTCTATTAGCCGCTTAATAGGTGCGCCGCCAGGTTATGTTGGTTTTGATCAAGGTGGCTTATTAACGGATGCAGTATCCAAGCACCCCTATTCTGTCGTATTACTGGATGAAATAGAAAAGGCGCATAGTGATATTTACAATATTTTGTTGCAGGTAATGGACCACGGTACCTTAACCGATAATAACGGTCGTAAAATTGACTTTAGAAACGTGGTGTTAGTTATGACTACTAACGCAGGCGTACAAGAGACTGTACGTAAGTCTATCGGCTTTAAACAGCAAGACCATAGTCATGATGCACTTAATGAAATTAACCGCACCTTTAGCCCTGAGTTTCGAAATCGCTTAGACGGTATTATTTGGTTTCAACACTTATCTGAAAATATTATTTTACAGATTGTGGATAAATTTATTTGTGACCTACAGGTGCAACTGGATAAAAAGCAAGTGGCGCTTGAAATTGATGCTAATGCAAGACAGTGGTTAGCAGATAAAGGCTACGATAAAACAATGGGCGCTAGACCGATGGCACGAGCAGTGCAAGAGCATTTGAAAAAGCCATTGGCTAATGAATTGTTGTTTGGGCAGTTAGTGCATGGCGGGGATGTAAAAGTGGCGTTAGTTAATGACGAATTACACTTTGAATATCAAGTTGCTAATGAACCGGCGTTAACCGATTAA
- a CDS encoding sensor histidine kinase, whose translation MWSFSSTNVQAEIFKRFGIDDGLPNATIYSVAQDQRGFLWLGSTNSGLLRFDGYRFHEFPVLSEAELSTKQTPDVGVIIIDTANNLWAGTWGFGLSKIDSETGQLQRFTTKNGLAGDKVQVLFQSADKAVWVGTTEGLSRISPDGSIYTINTVSVSSIKDSASSVEASSEAEVNNISRIALAHPRVWSLSQTADGTLWIGTSAGLQAWRSSTGLTEVYELVAGADTFSRNNEIRALLAIDNTIWIGSRNGLFIYENNSFIPVQLKHDTSPEPIINVLKKSGNNQILLGSYDGFYRVDSENRHYISSSGVTALDNVNIRSIIEDNSGVLWLGTRESGLYRSNNASAAFQTLADILPNLALAQKPFTVTSVLKTKDAIWLGGTESVYLIEPTSQSFQEFKLGSRINAFAQDADNSVFIATDNGLYQYKHQILHTIDAPFKIANAANRNVRDIVIDEQGTFYLGLWGQGVIEWQPEANTVRQWLTNLRQQDMGNTVQNLLVTADQQLWVATRYSGLFQIDLNSGVIQQHSTEPQQSTEQQHSIKLPHNEVHCIKEYQQTLAICTKQGIVLYDRKLHKQTLYNEKEGLIDANILGLLQQENQTIWALSASGLSFRDAQTNSFIHYNRNDGMLGTELNSNAVAADDNLLYIGSINGLIIVNPALLQSNRRAPKPVLAALTIDHENLQVMPFQQDWPVIELTQQQHTINFEFSALDFHDPARNQFHYKLQGVDQDWVVADKRNSAFYANLPPGEYALWLTASNNHGVFSAPEVSARLKVLPHWWQQSWVIYLAILLSILVLGLIHRYRLRHIRHINRLLQVAVDTKAKAQLVLETRVAERTHALEESSMTLSLRSKQLEKSLAALATKNEELKRLDKLKDEFVATVSHELRTPLTAIRGAVGLLAQNVIKADSPAYKNMLTTAQLNSERLAQLINDLLDLQKFAAGTFTLSRNIFDLAQLAQQAVHAMQPYADRYSVQLYLNDDNDAKLLVNADSLRIRQVMDNLISNAIKFSPEQGLVTVQLFVEQSYVKLQVEDQGSGIPEAFRAHIFQNFSQADGSDSRAKEGTGLGLAICKKIIINHQGQIGFNSEVGRGSQFWFKLALISE comes from the coding sequence GTGTGGTCTTTTTCGTCGACTAACGTTCAAGCAGAAATCTTTAAACGCTTTGGTATTGATGATGGCTTACCCAACGCCACCATTTACAGTGTGGCTCAAGATCAACGCGGCTTTTTATGGCTAGGCTCTACTAACTCTGGTTTATTAAGATTTGATGGTTACCGTTTCCATGAATTTCCCGTACTCAGTGAAGCAGAACTCAGTACCAAACAAACACCGGATGTGGGCGTTATTATAATTGATACAGCCAATAACCTATGGGCTGGCACTTGGGGCTTTGGTTTATCAAAAATAGATAGTGAAACCGGTCAGCTACAACGCTTTACTACTAAAAATGGCTTAGCGGGCGATAAAGTACAAGTGCTGTTTCAAAGTGCTGATAAGGCAGTATGGGTTGGGACGACGGAAGGCTTAAGTCGAATCAGCCCTGACGGCAGTATATATACTATAAATACAGTTAGTGTAAGCAGTATTAAAGACTCAGCAAGTTCAGTAGAAGCTAGCTCTGAAGCAGAAGTTAACAATATCAGCCGGATTGCTCTTGCGCACCCTCGAGTGTGGAGTCTAAGCCAAACGGCAGACGGTACCCTATGGATTGGTACTTCGGCAGGTTTACAAGCGTGGCGGTCAAGCACTGGATTAACCGAAGTTTATGAATTAGTGGCCGGAGCTGATACTTTCAGCCGTAACAATGAAATAAGAGCTTTACTCGCAATTGATAACACTATTTGGATAGGTAGCCGAAATGGTTTATTTATTTATGAAAATAATAGTTTTATACCGGTTCAACTTAAGCATGATACCAGCCCAGAACCGATAATTAATGTGTTGAAAAAATCGGGTAATAACCAAATTTTGTTAGGAAGCTACGATGGTTTTTATCGGGTAGATAGCGAAAATAGACACTATATTAGTAGTAGCGGAGTTACTGCTTTAGATAATGTTAATATTCGTAGCATTATTGAAGATAACTCTGGTGTACTGTGGTTAGGCACCCGAGAAAGTGGTTTGTATCGTAGTAATAATGCCAGTGCGGCTTTTCAAACCCTTGCCGATATTTTACCCAATTTAGCTTTAGCTCAGAAACCATTCACCGTGACTAGTGTGCTAAAAACCAAAGATGCTATTTGGTTAGGCGGAACTGAGAGTGTGTATTTAATTGAGCCAACTAGCCAAAGTTTTCAAGAGTTTAAATTGGGTAGCCGTATTAATGCATTTGCTCAAGATGCAGATAATAGCGTTTTTATCGCGACTGATAATGGCTTGTATCAATATAAACATCAAATATTACATACCATCGATGCTCCCTTTAAAATCGCAAATGCCGCCAATCGAAATGTTAGAGATATCGTGATTGATGAGCAGGGGACTTTTTATTTAGGTTTATGGGGGCAAGGTGTTATTGAATGGCAACCAGAGGCGAATACCGTCCGCCAATGGCTAACTAATTTGCGTCAGCAAGATATGGGTAACACGGTACAAAACCTTCTGGTTACTGCTGATCAACAATTATGGGTGGCTACCCGTTATAGTGGTTTATTTCAAATTGATCTTAATAGCGGCGTAATTCAGCAACACAGTACCGAGCCGCAACAAAGTACCGAGCAACAACACAGCATTAAGCTGCCGCATAATGAAGTACATTGTATTAAAGAGTACCAGCAGACGTTAGCAATTTGTACTAAACAAGGCATAGTGCTTTACGATAGGAAACTGCATAAGCAAACCTTATATAATGAAAAAGAGGGGTTAATTGACGCCAATATTTTAGGCCTATTACAGCAAGAAAATCAAACAATATGGGCCTTGTCAGCTAGCGGGTTAAGTTTTCGTGATGCGCAGACAAACAGCTTTATTCATTATAATCGTAATGACGGCATGTTAGGTACTGAGCTAAATAGTAATGCCGTTGCTGCTGATGATAACTTACTTTATATAGGCAGTATTAACGGTCTAATTATAGTTAATCCAGCTTTATTACAAAGTAATCGTCGCGCACCCAAACCAGTATTAGCGGCCTTAACTATCGACCATGAAAATTTACAAGTGATGCCATTTCAACAAGACTGGCCGGTTATCGAACTCACTCAACAACAACACACCATTAATTTTGAATTTAGTGCGCTAGATTTTCATGATCCAGCGCGAAATCAATTTCATTATAAGTTGCAAGGGGTTGACCAAGACTGGGTGGTTGCTGATAAACGAAATAGTGCTTTTTATGCTAATTTACCGCCAGGTGAATATGCATTATGGTTAACAGCCTCTAATAATCATGGTGTGTTCAGTGCACCAGAAGTTAGCGCTCGATTAAAAGTTTTACCCCATTGGTGGCAGCAATCTTGGGTTATTTATTTAGCAATATTATTATCGATACTAGTCTTAGGTTTAATCCATCGATACAGGCTACGGCATATTCGACACATTAACCGATTACTGCAAGTAGCTGTCGATACTAAAGCTAAAGCCCAATTAGTGTTAGAAACGCGTGTAGCAGAGCGCACCCATGCTTTAGAAGAAAGCTCCATGACCTTGTCTTTACGCAGTAAACAGTTAGAAAAAAGTTTAGCGGCTTTAGCAACAAAAAACGAAGAACTAAAACGTTTAGATAAACTAAAAGATGAGTTTGTCGCGACGGTGAGCCATGAATTGCGCACCCCATTAACGGCAATACGAGGGGCGGTAGGGTTGTTAGCCCAAAATGTGATTAAAGCCGATTCGCCAGCGTATAAAAATATGCTAACGACTGCACAGCTTAATAGTGAGCGTTTAGCGCAACTGATTAATGATTTATTAGATTTACAAAAATTTGCTGCAGGTACCTTTACTTTAAGTCGCAATATATTTGATTTAGCTCAACTTGCTCAACAAGCTGTGCATGCCATGCAACCTTATGCAGATCGTTACTCGGTTCAGTTGTACTTAAATGATGACAATGATGCAAAATTATTGGTCAATGCGGATAGTTTGCGTATTCGTCAAGTTATGGATAATTTGATTTCGAATGCAATTAAGTTTTCACCCGAGCAAGGTTTAGTTACGGTGCAACTTTTTGTCGAGCAATCTTACGTAAAGTTACAAGTTGAAGATCAAGGCAGTGGCATCCCCGAAGCATTTAGAGCGCATATATTTCAAAACTTCTCTCAAGCTGATGGTTCTGATAGTCGCGCTAAAGAAGGCACAGGGCTTGGCTTAGCAATATGTAAAAAAATCATCATTAATCATCAAGGACAAATTGGTTTTAACTCAGAAGTAGGCCGCGGTAGCCAATTTTGGTTTAAGCTAGCCTTGATATCAGAGTGA
- the trxB gene encoding thioredoxin-disulfide reductase: MSDIKHNRLLILGSGPAGYTAAVYAARANLKPVLITGMQQGGQLTTTTDVENWPGDAHGLTGPALMDRMLKHAEAFDTEVVFDHIHTVDLNQRPFILTGDNSVYSCDALIICTGASAKYLGLPSEELYSGRGVSACATCDGFFYRNQKVAVVGGGNTAVEEALYLSNIAAEVHLVHRRDSFKAEKILVDRLMEKVKNGNIILHTHRQLDEVLGDDSGVTGVRLKSTLGESDQELALQGVFIAIGHKPNTDIFAGQLDMNGGYIKVHSGSDGNATQTSLPGVFAAGDVSDHIYRQAITSAGTGCMAALDAERYLDALIK; the protein is encoded by the coding sequence ATGTCAGATATTAAACACAATCGGCTACTTATTTTAGGTTCTGGGCCAGCAGGTTATACCGCAGCCGTGTATGCAGCACGGGCTAATCTTAAACCTGTACTCATCACTGGCATGCAGCAAGGTGGTCAACTTACCACCACTACAGACGTAGAAAATTGGCCGGGTGATGCACATGGTTTAACCGGCCCAGCGTTAATGGACAGAATGTTAAAGCATGCTGAAGCCTTTGATACTGAAGTCGTATTTGATCATATACATACTGTTGATCTTAACCAGCGGCCTTTTATTCTTACTGGCGATAACAGTGTATACAGCTGTGATGCATTAATAATTTGTACCGGTGCATCTGCCAAGTATTTAGGTTTACCGTCGGAAGAGTTATACAGTGGCCGTGGTGTCTCGGCTTGTGCAACTTGTGATGGTTTTTTCTATCGCAATCAAAAAGTAGCTGTTGTTGGTGGCGGTAATACTGCCGTTGAAGAAGCGCTATATTTATCTAACATAGCCGCAGAAGTGCATCTGGTTCATCGTCGTGACAGTTTTAAAGCAGAAAAAATTCTGGTTGACCGTTTGATGGAGAAAGTTAAAAACGGCAATATTATTTTACACACTCACCGTCAATTAGATGAAGTATTGGGTGATGATAGTGGTGTAACAGGTGTTCGGCTTAAATCAACTCTAGGCGAGTCGGATCAAGAATTAGCCCTGCAAGGTGTGTTTATAGCAATTGGTCATAAACCTAATACTGATATTTTTGCCGGCCAGTTAGACATGAATGGTGGCTATATAAAAGTTCACAGTGGTTCAGATGGCAATGCAACTCAAACTAGTTTACCGGGAGTTTTTGCCGCAGGTGATGTGTCGGATCATATTTATCGCCAAGCAATCACCTCTGCCGGCACCGGTTGTATGGCCGCATTAGATGCCGAGCGTTACTTGGATGCGCTAATTAAGTAA
- the infA gene encoding translation initiation factor IF-1 — protein MAKEDVIEMQGTILDTLPNTMFKVELENGHVVTAHISGKMRKNYIRILTGDKVTVELTPYDLSKGRIVFRQR, from the coding sequence ATGGCGAAAGAAGACGTTATTGAAATGCAAGGTACCATTTTGGATACCTTGCCAAATACCATGTTCAAAGTTGAACTGGAAAACGGCCATGTCGTTACCGCACATATTTCTGGTAAAATGCGTAAAAACTATATCCGCATTTTAACAGGCGATAAAGTGACTGTAGAGCTAACACCATACGATTTAAGCAAAGGCCGAATTGTTTTCCGCCAACGTTAA